A stretch of alpha proteobacterium HIMB59 DNA encodes these proteins:
- a CDS encoding hypothetical protein (PFAM: conserved hypothetical protein): MSDNKPLMPLATAVWLVDNTALSFSQISQFCQLHELEVQSIADGEDAYKMQGLNPIASGQLTMDEIKRCEQDPSASLQLQNKKSESIQTNIKAKKYLPLSVRQERPKAIAWLIREYGKVLTDTQIAKLTSSTKPTVANIRAGNQSQPITEFRNPMDLGLCSYEDLEALVEKGQRKAEKEKKAKEKEKAAQLSPTTIS, translated from the coding sequence ATGTCTGATAATAAACCTTTAATGCCTTTAGCTACTGCCGTTTGGTTAGTTGATAATACTGCATTAAGCTTTTCTCAAATCTCACAGTTTTGCCAATTACATGAGTTAGAAGTCCAAAGTATAGCTGATGGTGAAGATGCCTACAAAATGCAAGGTCTCAATCCTATTGCTAGTGGACAGTTAACTATGGATGAAATTAAAAGATGCGAACAAGATCCTTCTGCTTCCCTGCAATTACAAAATAAAAAATCTGAGTCAATTCAAACTAATATCAAAGCAAAAAAATACTTACCCCTATCAGTTAGACAAGAACGTCCTAAGGCGATTGCTTGGCTCATTCGTGAATATGGTAAAGTATTAACAGATACGCAAATTGCAAAGCTTACAAGCTCCACTAAGCCTACGGTGGCAAATATTAGAGCAGGCAATCAATCTCAACCTATCACTGAGTTTCGTAATCCAATGGATTTGGGATTATGTTCTTATGAAGATTTAGAAGCACTAGTCGAAAAAGGTCAACGTAAAGCTGAAAAAGAGAAAAAGGCTAAAGAGAAAGAAAAGGCTGCTCAGCTATCGCCGACTACTATTTCCTAA
- a CDS encoding 5-formyltetrahydrofolate cyclo-ligase (PFAM: 5-formyltetrahydrofolate cyclo-ligase family~TIGRFAM: 5,10-methenyltetrahydrofolate synthetase), with product MNKKEIRKHHLQIRQEMSSTNVRNNSIIVNKSILKIVSTLNSIKTIGLFYPYKNEVDVILMATELENRGLTCLLPRVIDEHNPLKYFFYSPNNSNLEKGYGGIMEPTGNDAIDPDIVIASCSAFNEKGYRVGYGGGFFDRTLSLLKQKKKITSILAAFENQKTPYQFQDSFDEKVDYICTENTTYQI from the coding sequence TTGAATAAAAAAGAAATTCGAAAACACCATCTCCAAATTCGCCAAGAGATGTCTTCAACTAATGTTAGGAACAATTCGATAATAGTGAATAAGAGTATTTTAAAGATCGTTAGCACTTTAAATTCAATAAAGACTATTGGGCTTTTTTATCCCTATAAAAATGAAGTTGATGTAATTTTAATGGCAACAGAATTAGAAAACAGAGGATTGACTTGCTTATTACCCAGAGTGATTGATGAACATAACCCACTCAAATACTTTTTTTATTCCCCAAATAACTCCAATCTTGAAAAAGGATATGGCGGCATTATGGAACCGACAGGTAATGATGCAATTGATCCAGATATTGTCATTGCATCATGTTCCGCATTCAATGAGAAAGGATATCGTGTAGGATATGGAGGAGGATTTTTTGACCGTACACTGAGTCTCTTAAAACAAAAAAAGAAAATCACCTCTATCCTAGCGGCATTTGAAAACCAAAAAACTCCATATCAATTTCAAGATAGTTTTGATGAAAAAGTTGATTATATCTGTACAGAGAATACAACTTATCAAATATGA
- a CDS encoding Cell division protein ZapA (PFAM: Cell division protein ZapA), whose amino-acid sequence MPNLTLSIGGRPLKIQCSDHNVERVKEIGQTISKLIDDEKKENVPFLTSALIAYLKSMEDILRKEKILQDSLNQKLFYESRIQELQNENQNLKSDIEQIFQKLNQQLSIE is encoded by the coding sequence ATGCCTAACCTGACCTTAAGCATAGGGGGTAGACCTTTAAAAATTCAATGCTCAGATCATAATGTAGAGCGGGTAAAAGAAATTGGACAAACGATAAGCAAGTTAATCGATGATGAGAAAAAAGAAAATGTTCCTTTTTTAACTTCTGCGCTTATCGCTTACTTGAAATCGATGGAAGATATTTTAAGAAAAGAGAAAATTTTACAAGACTCACTTAATCAGAAATTATTTTATGAGAGTCGTATACAAGAACTTCAAAATGAAAATCAAAATTTAAAGTCCGATATCGAACAAATTTTTCAAAAATTAAATCAACAATTATCAATTGAATAA
- a CDS encoding Cyclopropane-fatty-acyl-phospholipid synthase (PFAM: Cyclopropane-fatty-acyl-phospholipid synthase), whose protein sequence is MIFDRYIRRVCSNIVFGELYLDVKGTKYYFKGSRPGPSVSLTVSKLSMLWDLYFRGSVGLGDAYIKQKFEADDLSKFLEFGALNEQAFGGEMSGSWIYKILSKPYMNQTENSVKQSKKNIHAHYDLGNKFYKEWLDDTLTYSSGYYKTGEESLTQAQVNKFDSLIKGNEPQSGDHILEIGSGWGSFAFYLLSRFPDIKIDTLTISREQYDFVQNKIQQLGLEDRMQVIYRDYRDHIGQYSRIYSIEMFEAVGMQYWQTYFDKVKDLLKPSGVFSMQTIVIFDGFFDRYAKKIDFIQKYIFPGGMLPSPSTLEQIAEKNKFNFSIKNQMADSYHRTLETWRENFNKKWSEIKSLGYSDEFRRMWNFYLSYCSGGFKAKTIDVYQIDFSKK, encoded by the coding sequence TTGATTTTTGACCGCTATATAAGACGGGTCTGCTCAAATATAGTTTTTGGAGAATTATATTTGGATGTTAAAGGCACTAAATATTATTTCAAAGGATCTCGACCCGGACCTTCTGTTTCGCTCACAGTAAGCAAACTTAGTATGCTATGGGATTTGTATTTCCGAGGATCTGTTGGATTGGGGGATGCTTACATAAAACAAAAGTTTGAAGCCGATGATTTAAGTAAGTTTTTAGAATTTGGCGCTCTGAATGAACAAGCTTTTGGTGGGGAGATGAGCGGATCATGGATTTACAAAATTTTATCTAAGCCGTATATGAATCAAACGGAAAACTCTGTAAAACAGAGCAAAAAAAATATTCACGCACATTATGACTTAGGAAATAAATTTTATAAAGAGTGGCTCGATGATACTCTTACTTATTCTTCTGGTTACTATAAAACAGGTGAAGAGAGTTTAACTCAAGCCCAAGTTAATAAATTTGATAGTTTAATCAAAGGAAATGAACCTCAGTCAGGAGATCATATTTTAGAGATAGGGTCAGGTTGGGGTAGTTTTGCTTTTTATCTCTTATCCCGTTTCCCTGATATAAAAATAGATACACTGACTATTTCTAGAGAACAATACGACTTTGTTCAAAATAAAATTCAGCAACTAGGTTTAGAAGATCGCATGCAGGTGATTTATCGAGATTACCGAGATCACATCGGACAATATTCAAGAATTTATTCAATTGAAATGTTTGAGGCGGTCGGTATGCAATATTGGCAGACTTATTTTGATAAGGTTAAAGATTTATTAAAGCCTTCTGGTGTTTTCTCTATGCAAACAATAGTAATTTTTGATGGTTTTTTTGATCGTTATGCAAAAAAAATAGATTTTATTCAAAAATATATTTTCCCAGGAGGGATGCTCCCCAGTCCTTCAACTTTGGAGCAAATTGCAGAAAAAAATAAATTCAATTTCTCCATAAAAAATCAAATGGCAGATAGCTACCATCGAACTTTGGAAACATGGAGAGAAAATTTTAATAAAAAGTGGTCGGAGATTAAAAGTTTAGGTTATTCTGATGAGTTTAGAAGAATGTGGAATTTTTATTTATCATATTGTTCTGGTGGTTTTAAGGCCAAAACCATTGATGTCTACCAAATAGATTTTAGTAAAAAATAG
- a CDS encoding inositol monophosphatase family protein (PFAM: Inositol monophosphatase family) produces the protein MAIIPPVIVVMEKACRSAAKGLVRDFGELEKLQISKKDKNDFVSSADLRASESISYHLSKDRPDFLQIDEETFSDQDNEKLQGDQPVFVFDPLDGTKNFIHGNGYFAVSIALIEKKQIIAGATYNPILNEFYWAHRGEGAWNNNQRLRVSQRNKLEGSMFATGVQIKHPDILSRGIEQTSQMLHKTSVRIMGSAALDLANVASGKFDGFWASRLQLWDIAAGILLVKEAGGICQNEKGKEFNPLEDETLVASSAAISNLFLQNL, from the coding sequence ATGGCTATTATCCCTCCAGTTATTGTTGTTATGGAAAAGGCATGCCGTAGTGCAGCAAAAGGATTAGTTCGAGATTTTGGAGAACTGGAAAAGTTACAAATTTCAAAAAAAGATAAAAATGATTTTGTCTCCTCTGCTGATCTAAGAGCATCCGAGTCTATAAGCTATCATCTATCTAAAGATCGACCTGATTTTTTACAAATTGATGAAGAAACATTTTCCGATCAGGACAATGAAAAACTTCAAGGTGACCAACCCGTTTTTGTTTTTGATCCACTTGATGGAACCAAAAATTTTATTCATGGAAATGGTTATTTTGCTGTCTCCATTGCGCTAATAGAAAAAAAACAAATTATTGCAGGAGCTACCTACAATCCTATTCTTAACGAATTCTATTGGGCTCACAGGGGTGAAGGGGCTTGGAATAATAATCAACGTCTTCGAGTCTCTCAAAGAAATAAATTAGAAGGAAGTATGTTTGCTACAGGAGTACAAATTAAGCACCCTGATATCTTATCGCGGGGAATTGAGCAAACTTCTCAAATGCTTCATAAAACAAGTGTTCGTATTATGGGTTCAGCTGCTCTTGATTTAGCTAACGTTGCATCGGGGAAGTTTGATGGTTTTTGGGCTTCAAGACTACAGTTATGGGATATTGCAGCTGGCATTCTACTAGTCAAAGAGGCAGGGGGAATTTGTCAAAATGAGAAGGGTAAAGAGTTCAACCCCTTAGAAGATGAGACTTTAGTTGCGTCCAGTGCTGCTATTTCTAATCTATTTCTTCAAAACCTCTAA
- a CDS encoding transketolase (PFAM: Transketolase, thiamine diphosphate binding domain; Transketolase, C-terminal domain; Transketolase, pyrimidine binding domain~TIGRFAM: transketolase, bacterial and yeast) — MKNYTDLANCIRFLSIEAVEKAKSGHPGMPMGMADIATVLFHDFLIHNPKDPTWTLRDRFVLSNGHGSMLLYSLLYLTGYKKMTIDQIKNFRQLGAITAGHPEYEPDAGIEITTGPLGQGISNGVGMALALKKYCQEHKLKRTPKVYVFCGDGCLMEGISQEAISFAGHLQLDNLILVYDNNKISIDGSTDLAFSDDTNLRFQSVNWNVYNGKGHDHKNIKQLFKKAQDSKKSTLLNFKTIIGFGSPNKSAKASSHGSPLGQDEILLTKEKLQWKAKPFEIPSHLLSVWRKSADRNQKVYTQSKKSLKNKNSIKTFEGQIDKLFQSIASDFKSFDTPQATRKSSEGVLNYLHTSMPILGGSADLTGSNNTKGKSMTILNQNNFYGQYIHYGVREHGMAAIMNGIAATKLFKTYSGTFLSFADYMKPSLRLAALMQIDPIQVFTHDSIGLGEDGPTHQPIEQLNMLRLIPNSYVFRPCDMMETIACWKEAFKISNAPSFICLSRQNLPQLSNKKINLNNFKGAYVIYQTAKNNDITIIATGSEVSLAIEAADLLQKESISVKVISMPSSSLFDQQSASFQKKLFQSKLNEVFVIEAGSTMYWNKFTSTENIFGIDDFGASAPAKDVYNKFGLTPQKISSTIRKRIK; from the coding sequence TTGAAAAATTACACAGACCTTGCCAACTGCATTCGTTTCTTGTCTATTGAGGCAGTTGAAAAAGCAAAATCAGGTCATCCCGGAATGCCAATGGGTATGGCAGATATTGCCACGGTTCTCTTCCATGACTTTTTAATCCATAATCCGAAAGATCCCACATGGACTCTTCGAGATCGATTCGTTCTTTCTAATGGTCATGGATCGATGCTTTTATACTCCCTACTATATTTAACTGGTTACAAAAAAATGACCATTGATCAAATTAAAAACTTTCGTCAATTAGGTGCCATTACTGCAGGACATCCTGAGTACGAACCTGATGCTGGGATTGAAATTACAACAGGACCCCTTGGTCAAGGTATATCCAATGGCGTTGGTATGGCACTTGCTCTTAAAAAATATTGCCAAGAACACAAACTCAAAAGAACTCCAAAAGTTTACGTTTTTTGTGGAGATGGTTGTTTGATGGAAGGTATTAGTCAAGAAGCAATCAGTTTTGCTGGTCACCTTCAATTAGATAACCTCATCTTAGTATATGATAATAATAAAATAAGTATCGATGGATCTACTGACTTAGCTTTTAGCGATGATACTAATCTGCGTTTTCAATCTGTTAATTGGAATGTCTATAATGGAAAAGGACATGATCATAAAAATATCAAACAGCTCTTTAAAAAAGCACAGGACTCAAAAAAATCTACATTATTAAATTTTAAAACCATCATTGGCTTTGGTTCTCCTAACAAATCAGCAAAAGCTTCTTCCCATGGATCTCCTTTAGGCCAAGATGAAATATTGCTTACAAAAGAAAAACTTCAATGGAAAGCTAAACCATTTGAGATACCCTCTCATTTACTTTCTGTATGGAGAAAATCTGCAGATAGAAATCAAAAAGTTTATACCCAATCTAAAAAATCATTAAAAAATAAAAATTCTATAAAAACATTTGAGGGACAAATTGATAAACTTTTTCAATCTATTGCCTCTGATTTTAAATCTTTTGATACTCCTCAAGCTACCAGAAAATCATCTGAGGGAGTTTTGAATTATCTACATACTTCTATGCCCATCTTAGGAGGGTCAGCAGATTTAACTGGTTCAAATAATACTAAAGGTAAAAGTATGACTATTTTGAACCAAAATAATTTTTACGGTCAGTACATTCATTATGGTGTTCGTGAACATGGTATGGCTGCCATTATGAATGGTATTGCTGCCACAAAGTTATTCAAAACATATTCTGGAACTTTCCTAAGTTTTGCAGATTACATGAAACCTAGTCTTCGATTAGCTGCGCTGATGCAAATTGATCCAATTCAGGTTTTCACTCATGACTCGATTGGTCTTGGGGAAGATGGGCCGACTCACCAGCCTATTGAACAATTGAATATGCTTCGCTTAATTCCTAACAGCTACGTCTTTCGTCCCTGTGATATGATGGAGACTATAGCTTGCTGGAAAGAGGCATTCAAAATTTCAAACGCACCCTCTTTTATTTGTCTTTCTCGTCAAAATTTACCCCAATTATCTAATAAAAAGATCAATCTTAATAATTTCAAAGGTGCTTACGTCATTTATCAAACAGCGAAAAACAATGATATTACAATTATAGCAACTGGTTCTGAAGTATCCCTAGCCATAGAAGCTGCTGACCTTCTTCAAAAAGAAAGTATTTCAGTTAAGGTTATTTCCATGCCTAGTAGTTCTCTATTTGATCAACAATCGGCATCTTTTCAAAAAAAATTATTTCAATCTAAATTGAATGAGGTTTTCGTTATTGAAGCTGGTTCAACAATGTACTGGAATAAATTTACTTCAACAGAAAATATCTTTGGAATTGATGATTTTGGTGCTAGCGCACCAGCCAAAGATGTTTATAACAAATTTGGATTAACACCCCAAAAAATATCATCGACTATTAGAAAGAGGATTAAATAA
- a CDS encoding hypothetical protein (PFAM: conserved hypothetical protein), translating into MELNPNHSIGHGFIIHKRTRDTQNFFKYKAPYLKLNLNDSQSLPWFISLNKFNCLSIFYRQHGYRQKQTSLLQFATDLAKKYKIKFHHVNLITIPSFLGYSFNPISFYLYLDHNSQLVSILYEVKNTFGDQVHYLSLKEFDQKQFKKNMYVSPFIEMDCTYKISVKIPNPHQFQCYINQFNKDQKQIFFASIDLHLTKLTATNGFLFFLGNILGSLKAIILIHIQAIKLFFKKSHFFKYSQRIKDKLYLD; encoded by the coding sequence ATGGAATTAAATCCTAATCATAGTATTGGCCATGGATTTATTATTCACAAAAGAACTCGTGATACTCAAAACTTTTTTAAATATAAGGCGCCTTATCTCAAACTCAATTTAAATGACTCACAGTCGCTACCATGGTTTATTTCTTTAAATAAGTTTAACTGTTTATCAATTTTTTATCGACAACATGGTTATCGCCAAAAACAAACTTCCCTTTTACAATTTGCAACTGATCTTGCTAAAAAATACAAAATTAAATTCCATCATGTGAATTTAATCACCATTCCATCTTTTTTAGGTTATTCATTTAATCCAATTAGTTTTTATTTATATCTAGATCATAATAGTCAATTAGTAAGTATTTTATACGAGGTTAAAAATACATTTGGCGATCAAGTACATTATCTTTCTTTAAAAGAATTTGATCAAAAGCAATTTAAAAAAAATATGTATGTCTCACCTTTTATCGAAATGGACTGCACTTATAAGATAAGTGTCAAAATTCCTAATCCTCATCAGTTTCAATGTTACATCAATCAATTTAATAAGGATCAGAAACAGATTTTCTTTGCTTCTATCGACTTACATTTAACTAAATTAACTGCCACAAATGGCTTTCTCTTTTTTTTGGGTAATATTTTAGGGAGTTTGAAGGCTATTATATTAATTCATATTCAAGCGATAAAACTTTTTTTTAAAAAAAGTCATTTCTTTAAATATTCCCAACGCATCAAAGATAAACTATACTTGGACTAA
- a CDS encoding DeoC/LacD family aldolase (PFAM: DeoC/LacD family aldolase) yields the protein MKVTSTTKKIISHYTHENVGVRSNIMRILGQGKLGGTGRMIILPVDQGFEHGPDRSFAVNPPAYDPNYHHQLAIDAGLSAYAAPLGLLQTSSDSFHGQIPTILKINSSNTLATSLDQAVTGSIDDALKLGCAAIGFTIYPGSDHNFSLMEEYRELSHEAKAKGLAVVLWAYARGTNISKKGETAMNIISYAAHMSALLGANIIKVKLPSDFLEEDPTKAAFENNKIAIGSLQERVAHIKKVAFEGKRLVVFSGGDAKDDNALMEEIKAIHLGGGNGSIIGRNCFQRTREDSLKLLDQMIQIYKSK from the coding sequence ATGAAGGTTACATCAACAACTAAAAAAATTATTTCTCACTACACTCACGAAAATGTAGGAGTTCGATCCAACATAATGCGCATTTTAGGTCAGGGTAAACTTGGTGGCACCGGTCGAATGATCATTCTTCCCGTTGATCAAGGGTTTGAGCACGGTCCCGATCGAAGTTTTGCAGTTAACCCTCCAGCTTACGACCCTAATTACCACCATCAATTAGCTATCGATGCGGGTCTTTCTGCTTATGCAGCTCCTTTAGGGTTATTACAAACAAGCTCAGATAGTTTTCATGGACAAATTCCTACCATTCTTAAAATTAATAGTTCGAATACTCTTGCTACTTCTCTTGATCAAGCGGTAACAGGTAGTATTGATGATGCGCTCAAACTAGGATGTGCTGCTATTGGATTTACTATTTATCCTGGCTCAGATCATAATTTCTCATTGATGGAAGAATATCGTGAACTAAGTCATGAAGCGAAAGCGAAAGGTTTAGCTGTAGTGCTTTGGGCGTATGCACGTGGAACAAACATTAGCAAAAAAGGTGAGACGGCAATGAACATCATCTCCTATGCTGCGCATATGTCAGCTTTATTAGGTGCTAACATCATCAAAGTAAAATTACCTAGTGATTTTCTAGAGGAAGACCCTACTAAAGCAGCTTTTGAAAATAATAAAATTGCTATTGGCTCTCTTCAAGAAAGAGTGGCTCATATTAAAAAAGTTGCATTTGAAGGAAAACGTTTAGTTGTTTTTTCTGGAGGAGATGCAAAAGATGATAACGCCTTGATGGAAGAAATTAAAGCTATTCATTTAGGTGGCGGTAACGGTTCTATTATTGGTCGTAATTGCTTCCAGCGTACTAGAGAGGATTCATTGAAACTTCTCGATCAAATGATTCAAATTTACAAATCAAAATGA
- a CDS encoding LSU ribosomal protein L31P (PFAM: Ribosomal protein L31~TIGRFAM: ribosomal protein L31), with amino-acid sequence MREKIHPDYHEITVERTDGSTYKTRSTWGKAGDTMKLEIDPLSHPAWNQGSGKMVDSGGRVARFKNKYKSFKI; translated from the coding sequence ATGAGAGAAAAGATACATCCTGATTATCACGAAATTACCGTAGAACGTACTGATGGTTCTACTTATAAGACTCGCTCCACTTGGGGAAAAGCTGGAGATACGATGAAATTAGAAATAGACCCCCTATCACACCCTGCATGGAACCAAGGTTCTGGCAAGATGGTGGACTCAGGAGGTCGTGTTGCTAGATTTAAAAATAAATATAAATCTTTCAAGATTTAA
- a CDS encoding translation elongation factor P (EF-P) (PFAM: Elongation factor P, C-terminal; Elongation factor P (EF-P) KOW-like domain; Elongation factor P (EF-P) OB domain~TIGRFAM: translation elongation factor P) gives MKINANDLKIGNIIQHNNALWRVTKLSHTQPGKGGAYIQAELKNITNQSKLNERFRSAESIEKIRAEEIDHQFLFRSGDDFTFMNNQTYEQIVLNSDQVNEETAKFLQDGMEVSIEFYDEKPMTVNPPEHMVVEIAETEAVVKGQTASSSYKPALLTNGVRVTVPPHIETGDKIKINTKELTYIEKSK, from the coding sequence ATGAAAATCAACGCAAACGATTTAAAAATAGGTAACATTATTCAACATAATAATGCCCTGTGGCGTGTTACGAAACTCTCGCATACCCAACCTGGCAAAGGAGGAGCGTATATCCAAGCCGAGCTGAAAAATATTACCAATCAATCAAAGCTAAATGAGCGTTTTAGAAGTGCTGAGTCTATTGAAAAGATTAGGGCCGAAGAGATCGATCATCAATTTCTTTTTCGAAGTGGAGATGATTTCACCTTTATGAATAATCAAACTTATGAGCAAATAGTTTTGAACTCAGATCAGGTCAATGAAGAAACTGCCAAGTTTTTACAAGATGGAATGGAGGTTTCTATTGAGTTTTACGATGAAAAGCCCATGACCGTTAATCCACCAGAACATATGGTTGTAGAAATCGCTGAAACGGAAGCTGTTGTCAAAGGTCAAACGGCATCTTCATCTTACAAGCCTGCTCTTTTAACCAATGGGGTTCGAGTAACCGTCCCTCCACATATTGAAACTGGGGATAAAATTAAAATTAATACCAAAGAATTAACTTACATAGAAAAATCTAAGTAA
- a CDS encoding glyceraldehyde-3-phosphate dehydrogenase (NAD+) (PFAM: Glyceraldehyde 3-phosphate dehydrogenase, C-terminal domain; Glyceraldehyde 3-phosphate dehydrogenase, NAD binding domain~TIGRFAM: glyceraldehyde-3-phosphate dehydrogenase, type I), with protein sequence MSKKKIAINGFGRIGRLVFRAYLERAKEFNETYEIAYINDLADIDSNIHLLKYDSVHGAFKQEIKKTADNKFSVGDNEITVISERNPIDLKWGDKGVDVILECTGVFASKEKAMSHIESGAKKVIVSAPCTNADFTVVQGVNHDELSNDHVVISNASCTTNCLSPVAYVIDKEFGIENGYMTTIHSYTGDQSTVDTFHKDLRRARAAAHNIIPTSTGAAKAVGLVLPHLKGKLDGTAIRVPTPNVSLVDFKFNTKNPISVEALNSKFQEYANGSLKGILGVDTDPKVSSDYNHDSRSSILDLTETTAVSDTFGRILTWYDNEWGFSNRMLETSQQVCKL encoded by the coding sequence ATGTCAAAAAAGAAAATTGCAATTAATGGTTTTGGCCGTATTGGACGTCTGGTTTTTCGTGCTTACTTAGAAAGAGCAAAAGAATTTAATGAAACTTATGAAATTGCTTACATCAATGATTTAGCAGATATTGACTCAAACATTCATCTCTTAAAATATGACAGTGTTCATGGTGCCTTTAAACAAGAGATTAAAAAAACAGCTGATAATAAATTCTCAGTTGGAGATAATGAAATTACCGTTATTTCTGAGCGTAACCCCATAGATCTCAAGTGGGGAGACAAAGGGGTTGATGTTATTTTAGAATGTACAGGAGTATTTGCATCAAAAGAAAAAGCCATGAGTCATATAGAAAGTGGTGCAAAAAAAGTTATTGTCTCTGCCCCTTGCACGAATGCAGATTTCACAGTCGTACAAGGCGTTAATCACGATGAATTAAGTAATGACCATGTTGTCATTTCAAATGCTTCGTGCACAACTAATTGTCTTTCTCCCGTTGCCTATGTCATTGACAAAGAGTTTGGAATTGAAAATGGTTATATGACCACTATTCACTCTTATACTGGTGATCAAAGTACAGTTGATACCTTTCATAAGGATCTTAGAAGAGCGCGTGCAGCAGCTCATAACATCATTCCTACAAGCACGGGTGCAGCAAAAGCGGTAGGTTTGGTTTTGCCACATCTGAAAGGCAAATTAGATGGAACAGCAATACGCGTTCCTACCCCAAATGTTTCTTTAGTGGATTTCAAATTTAATACGAAAAACCCTATATCCGTCGAAGCTTTAAACTCAAAGTTTCAAGAATATGCAAATGGCTCTTTAAAAGGAATACTGGGCGTCGATACGGACCCAAAAGTTTCTAGCGATTATAACCATGACTCTCGCAGTTCTATTTTAGATTTAACAGAAACAACTGCTGTTTCCGATACTTTTGGAAGAATTCTTACTTGGTATGATAATGAGTGGGGATTTTCAAACAGAATGCTTGAGACTTCTCAGCAGGTTTGTAAATTATAG